A window of Ictalurus furcatus strain D&B chromosome 18, Billie_1.0, whole genome shotgun sequence contains these coding sequences:
- the LOC128622329 gene encoding claudin-4-like produces MSMGMEIGGIALGLIGWIIAIVTCALPMWKVTAFIGANIVTAQVIWEGIWMTCVVQSTGQMQCKVYDSMLALPQDLQAARAMCIISIILGVLAVMISIMGAKCTNCIEDEASKAKVMIVSGICFIISGLLTLIPVSWTSNTIVQDFYNPILTSAQRRELGASLYIGFGAAALLIIGGALLCCTCPPRENRYKPPTKAYTAPRPVSGYGKDYV; encoded by the coding sequence ATGTCAATGGGAATGGAAATTGGGGGCATCGCCCTTGGTTTAATAGGCTGGATCATTGCTATTGTTACCTGTGCTCTGCCTATGTGGAAGGTGACGGCTTTTATTGGAGCTAACATTGTCACGGCACAAGTCATCTGGGAGGGCATCTGGATGACCTGTGTGGTTCAGAGCACTGGACAGATGCAGTGTAAGGTGTACGACTCCATGCTGGCTCTTCCTCAGGACCTTCAGGCAGCCCGTGCTATGtgcatcatctccatcatcctgGGTGTGCTGGCCGTAATGATCTCCATCATGGGTGCAAAGTGCACCAACTGCATTGAGGATGAGGCATCCAAGGCAAAAGTCATGATTGTCTCTGGCATCTGCTTCATCATCTCCGGCCTCCTGACACTTATCCCGGTGTCCTGGACCTCCAACACCATCGTTCAGGATTTCTACAACCCAATACTGACGTCCGCTCAGCGCAGGGAGTTGGGAGCATCGCTGTACATAGGCTTTGGGGCTGCTGCCCTTCTCATCATTGGAGGAGCTTTGCTGTGCTGCACCTGTCCACCACGGGAGAACAGGTACAAGCCCCCAACAAAAGCCTATACTGCTCCTCGCCCAGTCAGTGGCTACGGGAAGGACTATGTATGA